Proteins co-encoded in one Arachis hypogaea cultivar Tifrunner chromosome 13, arahy.Tifrunner.gnm2.J5K5, whole genome shotgun sequence genomic window:
- the LOC112735925 gene encoding uncharacterized protein, with the protein MYLKQKASWLSILGIFTRYPSPSPSLVSCLTLHLSLNLFILTSISLHIQFISLSLSLSLSLSLSLSLSLSLSLSLSLSLSLSLSLSLLETEGKEKKETTISQKMNVLDSQVEALVFNYLTFGFLTLLNNFWTWLALLTAALSFWKIRSSVCPEPEIGDPTREPVVEAAIPEAVTPLVESAAVVDAAPLAVTEDVDGVRKGKFTVYYEEEGDDESAQCMRGEREGTLTLTLPLMAWREEEGCEVEWWEKWERLLRLRNGVNQDGWYTCQDLTELNGNVVRLWDGGFRCRESWYSYSCVDVW; encoded by the coding sequence ATGTATCTTAAACAAAAGGCATCTTGGCTCTCGATTCTTGGCATCTTTACGAGATATCCCTCACCCTCACCCTCACTTGTCTCTTGTCTCACCCTCCACCTTTCCTTAAATCTCTTCATTCTCACTTCCATCTCTCTCCACATTCaattcatctctctctctctctctctctctctctctctctctctctctctctctctctctctctctctctctctctctctctctctctctctctctctctctctctctctctctctcctagaAACAGagggaaaagagaagaaagaaaccaCAATTTCACAAAAAATGAACGTGTTGGATTCCCAAGTGGAGGCTCTTGTCTTCAACTACCTCACCTTTGGTTTCCTCACTCTCCTCAACAACTTTTGGACTTGGCTCGCACTTCTCACCGCAGCCCTCAGCTTCTGGAAGATTCGCTCATCGGTTTGCCCCGAACCCGAAATAGGTGACCCGACCAGAGAGCCGGTAGTTGAAGCTGCCATTCCCGAGGCGGTAACGCCGCTAGTTGAGTCAGCTGCTGTCGTGGATGCGGCTCCGTTGGCGGTTACTGAGGACGTTGACGGCGTAAGGAAGGGGAAGTTTACGGTGTACTACGAGGAGGAGGGTGATGATGAGAGCGCGCAATGCATGCGCGGCGAGAGAGAGGGAACTTTGACTTTGACTTTGCCTTTGATGGCGTGGAGGGAAGAAGAAGGGTGCGAAGTGGAGTGGTGGGAAAAGTGGGAGAGGTTGTTACGGTTGAGGAACGGCGTTAATCAGGACGGATGGTACACGTGTCAGGACTTGACGGAGCTTAACGGCAACGTTGTGAGGTTGTGGGATGGTGGGTTCCGGTGTAGAGAATCATGGTACAGCTACAGCTGTGTTGATGTTTGGTGA